The following coding sequences are from one Paenibacillus sp. JDR-2 window:
- a CDS encoding DUF47 domain-containing protein, which translates to MFKKKDIFFKTFEEMADTLVDAIEYFANGVSDLSDVTQFAKTMKEHESRGDQYVHTILKELNKTFITPIEREDIMALTSSLDDVLDGIEACASRFEMYNIQEKDEYITLFGDILLRSANQIKKAIYLLTDKKLLAIREPNIALNELENQADDLLRVSIKSLFTNVTDPIELMKRKEIYEMLEQTTDYCEDVANTLESIIMRNS; encoded by the coding sequence ATGTTTAAGAAAAAGGATATTTTCTTTAAAACGTTTGAGGAAATGGCGGATACACTGGTTGACGCAATTGAATATTTCGCAAACGGTGTTTCAGACCTGTCGGATGTCACTCAGTTCGCTAAGACCATGAAAGAGCATGAGAGCAGAGGCGACCAGTACGTTCATACGATTTTGAAAGAACTGAACAAAACGTTCATTACCCCCATTGAGCGGGAAGATATAATGGCTTTAACGAGTTCGCTTGACGATGTGCTTGACGGCATTGAAGCATGCGCATCGCGTTTTGAAATGTACAATATCCAGGAAAAAGACGAGTACATAACGCTGTTTGGCGATATACTGCTTCGTTCCGCAAACCAGATTAAGAAAGCGATCTATCTCCTTACCGACAAAAAACTGCTGGCGATCCGCGAGCCTAACATTGCGCTTAACGAGCTGGAGAACCAGGCGGATGACCTGCTCCGTGTCAGCATCAAGAGCCTGTTCACGAATGTGACTGACCCTATTGAACTGATGAAACGCAAAGAAATCTACGAAATGTTGGAGCAAACGACCGACTACTGCGAAGACGTAGCGAATACGCTGGAATCGATCATTATGCGCAACAGCTAA
- the purL gene encoding phosphoribosylformylglycinamidine synthase subunit PurL, with protein MAQQLTAKEPTAEQIVEQKIYQQFGVSDYEFELICGFLGRTPNYTEIGVFSVMWSEHCAYKNSKPILKKFPITGPRVLMGPGEGAGIVDIGDNQAVVFKIESHNHPSAVEPYQGAATGVGGIIRDIFSMGARPVALLNSLRFGKLENDRVKYLFENVVSGIAGYGNCIGIPTIAGEVMFDESYEGNPLVNAMCVGLIDHDKIQRGVAKGVGNPVFYVGPATGRDGIHGATFASVELTEESEEKRTAVQVGDPFMEKLVMESTLELINSGIVLGIQDMGAAGLTCSSAEMASKAGNGLELYLDEVPQRETGMTPYEMMLSESQERMLFVVEPQHEAQAQEIFDRWGVICKKVGKVTDDGRLRLFHQGEQVADMPVKALVDECPVYEKPSQEPAYYRTNATLDTAAFTEVTDLTGALEKVLASPTVASKEWVYNQYDYMVRTSTAVQPGSDAAVVTIRGTRKGLAMTTDCNGRYVYLDPEVGGRIAVAEAARNIVCSGAEPLAITDNLNFGSPEKPEVFWQIEKAADGMSEACRVLDTPVIGGNVSLYNENAKGAIYPTPVIGMVGLVHDVDHITTQGFKKEGDVIILVGDTKAEFGGSELLYVLNGAAEGRPPAIDLATEKNMLGAVLTAIQGGLVASAHDLSEGGLAVALAESAISGGIGAEVNVTTDLRPDHMLFSESQSRILLSATPEKAAALQAHLTEQGVVNAAIGTVKGSSLTINVNGKSGVHAPVQQLEKVWKDAIPCLMK; from the coding sequence ATGGCGCAGCAATTAACGGCTAAGGAACCAACTGCCGAGCAAATCGTCGAGCAAAAGATTTATCAACAATTCGGTGTATCGGATTATGAGTTCGAGCTTATCTGCGGTTTTCTCGGCCGTACACCTAACTACACGGAAATCGGCGTATTCAGCGTTATGTGGTCCGAGCATTGCGCGTACAAGAACTCCAAGCCAATCCTGAAGAAATTCCCGATCACCGGACCTCGCGTCCTGATGGGGCCAGGCGAAGGCGCTGGTATCGTCGATATCGGCGACAACCAAGCGGTTGTATTCAAGATCGAATCGCATAACCATCCATCCGCGGTTGAGCCTTACCAAGGCGCTGCTACAGGTGTTGGCGGCATTATCCGCGACATTTTCTCGATGGGTGCACGTCCGGTAGCTCTGCTGAACTCGCTTCGTTTCGGCAAGCTTGAGAATGATCGCGTGAAATACTTGTTCGAGAACGTTGTCAGCGGTATCGCTGGCTACGGTAACTGTATCGGTATTCCTACCATTGCAGGCGAAGTGATGTTCGATGAAAGCTATGAAGGCAACCCGCTTGTTAACGCAATGTGCGTAGGTCTTATCGATCATGATAAAATCCAACGCGGCGTAGCAAAAGGCGTTGGTAATCCGGTCTTCTACGTTGGTCCTGCAACGGGCCGCGACGGTATCCACGGCGCGACATTCGCATCCGTTGAGCTGACGGAAGAATCCGAAGAGAAACGTACTGCCGTACAAGTCGGCGATCCGTTCATGGAGAAGCTCGTTATGGAGTCTACTCTGGAACTGATCAACTCCGGTATCGTACTTGGCATTCAAGATATGGGCGCAGCGGGCCTCACTTGCTCGAGCGCAGAGATGGCTTCCAAAGCCGGCAATGGCCTTGAGCTGTACCTCGATGAAGTTCCGCAGCGTGAGACAGGCATGACGCCTTACGAAATGATGTTGTCGGAGTCGCAGGAACGCATGTTGTTCGTTGTTGAGCCGCAGCATGAAGCACAAGCGCAGGAAATCTTCGACCGTTGGGGCGTTATTTGTAAAAAAGTTGGTAAAGTAACCGATGACGGACGCCTTCGTCTGTTCCATCAAGGCGAGCAAGTGGCTGATATGCCGGTTAAAGCGCTCGTTGACGAGTGCCCGGTTTATGAAAAACCATCCCAAGAGCCGGCTTACTACCGTACGAATGCAACGCTTGATACAGCTGCATTCACTGAAGTAACGGACCTGACAGGCGCTCTTGAGAAAGTACTCGCTTCGCCAACCGTGGCAAGCAAAGAGTGGGTTTACAACCAATATGACTACATGGTTCGTACATCAACAGCTGTACAGCCTGGTTCCGACGCAGCGGTTGTTACGATTCGCGGCACTCGCAAAGGCCTTGCGATGACAACTGACTGTAACGGTCGTTACGTATACCTGGATCCTGAAGTAGGCGGACGTATCGCAGTAGCAGAAGCTGCCCGCAACATCGTATGTTCCGGTGCAGAACCGCTTGCGATTACCGATAACCTGAACTTCGGCAGCCCTGAGAAGCCGGAAGTATTCTGGCAGATCGAGAAAGCTGCAGACGGCATGTCCGAAGCTTGCCGCGTGCTTGATACGCCGGTAATCGGCGGCAACGTAAGCTTGTACAACGAGAACGCAAAAGGCGCGATCTACCCAACTCCGGTAATCGGTATGGTTGGTCTCGTACATGATGTGGATCACATCACGACACAAGGCTTCAAAAAAGAAGGCGACGTGATCATCCTTGTTGGCGACACAAAAGCAGAATTTGGCGGCAGCGAGCTGCTTTACGTACTGAACGGTGCGGCTGAAGGCCGTCCGCCGGCAATTGATCTGGCAACGGAGAAAAACATGCTTGGCGCTGTTCTGACAGCGATCCAAGGCGGTCTTGTTGCTTCGGCGCATGACTTGTCCGAAGGCGGTCTTGCAGTAGCTCTTGCGGAATCCGCAATCAGCGGCGGAATCGGCGCAGAAGTAAACGTAACAACGGATCTTCGTCCGGATCACATGCTCTTCTCCGAGTCGCAATCGCGTATCCTGCTCTCGGCTACACCTGAGAAAGCAGCAGCATTGCAGGCGCATCTGACTGAGCAAGGCGTAGTAAATGCAGCAATCGGTACGGTAAAAGGCAGCAGCCTGACCATCAACGTAAATGGCAAATCCGGCGTTCATGCACCGGTACAACAACTGGAGAAGGTCTGGAAGGATGCGATTCCATGTCTGATGAAATAA
- a CDS encoding DUF3048 domain-containing protein: MGSRFRKAWLISLIILLIFVSACGSGSGENTGGATSSPAASDATEATPSAEPTPELAFTAPLTGLKRDSEAEARPVAVMINNLKPARPQSGLTNADVVWEVLAEGGITRLVAIFQSTDKGTDAVGPIRSIRPYLIDIGESYGAILAHSGASNDAYDILQHQDKPYLDEISNAGPYFWRSKDRKAPHNLYSELDKLRAGAEKKGYRSDVSVPAYTFAEEGATASGAAASSIQIKFLLKDYKVSYEYDAASGLYKRLINDEPHTDLNNGEQLTAANVVVLGANHKTLDDVGRLSVDLHAGGSALLFQKGKVVECEWVRASDNMVRLMKDGAELPFVPGKTFFQVVPNTPTFAEHVIYG; the protein is encoded by the coding sequence ATGGGCAGTCGTTTTCGCAAGGCATGGTTGATCAGCTTGATTATTCTACTTATTTTCGTATCCGCTTGCGGCAGCGGTTCAGGGGAAAATACGGGAGGAGCAACATCTTCTCCAGCGGCATCTGATGCGACGGAGGCTACGCCATCGGCTGAACCAACGCCGGAGCTTGCCTTCACGGCTCCTCTTACGGGGCTGAAGCGCGACAGCGAAGCAGAAGCGCGGCCAGTTGCGGTTATGATCAACAATTTGAAGCCGGCGCGTCCGCAATCCGGGCTGACCAATGCCGATGTAGTCTGGGAAGTGCTCGCAGAGGGCGGCATTACGAGGCTGGTGGCAATCTTCCAAAGCACGGACAAGGGTACCGATGCGGTTGGACCGATCCGCAGCATCCGCCCGTACCTGATTGATATCGGGGAGAGCTACGGTGCTATTCTGGCTCATTCAGGGGCCAGCAATGACGCCTATGATATTTTGCAGCATCAGGACAAGCCTTATTTGGACGAAATCTCAAACGCTGGCCCTTACTTTTGGCGAAGCAAGGACCGCAAGGCGCCCCATAATCTGTACTCCGAGCTGGATAAGCTTCGGGCAGGTGCGGAGAAGAAAGGGTACCGCAGCGATGTTTCGGTTCCGGCTTATACCTTTGCGGAAGAAGGAGCAACCGCATCGGGCGCGGCGGCGTCCTCGATTCAGATCAAGTTTTTGCTCAAGGACTACAAGGTCTCTTATGAGTACGATGCGGCAAGCGGCTTATATAAGCGACTCATCAATGATGAACCGCATACCGATCTGAATAACGGCGAGCAGCTGACCGCTGCCAACGTGGTTGTGCTTGGCGCCAATCACAAAACGCTGGATGATGTCGGACGGCTTTCGGTTGATTTGCATGCGGGAGGCTCGGCGTTATTGTTCCAGAAGGGGAAGGTCGTCGAATGCGAATGGGTTCGCGCAAGCGACAATATGGTAAGGCTGATGAAGGATGGCGCCGAGCTTCCGTTTGTACCGGGGAAAACGTTCTTCCAGGTCGTGCCGAATACGCCAACTTTCGCTGAGCATGTGATTTATGGGTAA
- the purN gene encoding phosphoribosylglycinamide formyltransferase, giving the protein MGTLRIAVFASGQGTNFQALTDAVQQGRLDASIELLVCDKPSAPVVERARKAGVDTFAFVPKEYASRQAYETEILEELRRSGIELVVLAGYMRIITSVLVEPYYGRMINIHPALLPSFPGVNGIGQALEYGVKVTGVTVHYVDGGMDSGPIIAQSVVEVQNGETEDTLGERIHAAEQQLLPQVVQWIAEGRVTLEERIVTVKA; this is encoded by the coding sequence ATGGGAACACTCCGAATAGCCGTTTTCGCGTCAGGGCAAGGAACGAACTTCCAAGCTCTGACCGATGCGGTGCAGCAAGGCAGGCTCGATGCTTCCATCGAGCTTCTTGTTTGTGATAAGCCTTCGGCGCCGGTTGTAGAACGGGCTCGCAAGGCCGGGGTTGATACCTTTGCGTTTGTTCCTAAGGAGTATGCATCCCGCCAGGCTTATGAAACGGAAATTCTCGAAGAGCTTCGGCGCAGCGGCATTGAGCTGGTTGTGCTTGCGGGTTATATGCGCATTATTACTTCCGTGCTCGTTGAGCCCTATTACGGCCGAATGATTAATATCCATCCGGCTTTGCTGCCTTCTTTCCCCGGCGTTAACGGAATCGGACAAGCGCTCGAATACGGCGTGAAGGTGACGGGCGTTACCGTTCATTATGTGGACGGGGGAATGGACAGCGGACCTATTATTGCTCAAAGCGTAGTTGAAGTCCAAAATGGCGAGACGGAGGACACGCTTGGCGAGCGGATCCATGCAGCCGAACAGCAGTTGTTGCCGCAGGTTGTGCAATGGATAGCGGAAGGCCGCGTGACTCTCGAGGAACGCATCGTTACGGTGAAAGCTTAG
- the purH gene encoding bifunctional phosphoribosylaminoimidazolecarboxamide formyltransferase/IMP cyclohydrolase: MAIRRALISVSDKTGIVEFSRELAAQGVQIISTGGTFNLLEKEGIPVIGISDVTGFPEILDGRVKTLHPAVHSGLLAIRDNEEHQKVMQELGLDYIDLVVVNLYPFKQTIANPNVEYEDAIENIDIGGPTMLRSAAKNHAFVTVVVDANDYAAVIEEIKAGGDTTLETRKRLTAKVFRHTAAYDALIADYLTKQVGEELPESYTVTYEKVQDLRYGENPHQKAAFYSKPLAPVGNITTAEQLHGKELSYNNINDANAALAIVKEFDEPACVAVKHMNPCGVGIGADIHEAYQKAYAADPTSIFGGIVAANRTIGVETAELLSQIFLEIIIAPDFTPEALEVLTKKKNIRLLKLGELAGSAAERKSDWLSTTVDGGLLVQESDVRSLTEADLQFVTNRKPTEEELKQLLFGWKVVKHVKSNAILLAKNNMTIGVGAGQMNRVGAARIAIEQAGDKAAGAVLASDAFFPMGDTVELAAKHGITAIIQTGGSIKDEESIAAANAHNIAMVMTGVRHFKH, from the coding sequence GTGGCAATTCGTAGAGCGTTAATTAGTGTATCGGACAAGACTGGCATTGTTGAATTTTCTCGTGAGCTTGCAGCTCAAGGCGTGCAAATCATTTCGACAGGCGGTACGTTTAACCTGCTGGAGAAGGAAGGCATTCCGGTTATCGGCATTTCCGACGTAACAGGCTTCCCGGAAATTTTGGACGGCCGCGTTAAAACTCTTCACCCTGCGGTTCACAGCGGACTGCTGGCGATTCGCGACAATGAAGAGCATCAAAAGGTTATGCAGGAGCTTGGCCTGGATTACATCGATCTTGTGGTTGTTAACCTGTACCCGTTCAAGCAAACAATCGCAAACCCTAACGTGGAATATGAGGACGCAATCGAGAACATCGATATCGGCGGTCCTACTATGCTTCGTTCGGCTGCGAAAAATCATGCATTCGTAACGGTAGTTGTTGATGCTAACGATTATGCGGCTGTAATTGAAGAGATCAAAGCCGGCGGCGACACAACCCTCGAGACTCGCAAACGTCTGACGGCCAAAGTATTCCGCCACACAGCTGCCTACGATGCGCTGATCGCGGACTACCTGACCAAGCAAGTTGGCGAAGAGCTGCCTGAGTCTTACACGGTTACTTACGAGAAAGTGCAGGATCTGCGTTACGGCGAAAACCCGCATCAGAAAGCGGCGTTCTACAGCAAACCGCTTGCTCCTGTCGGCAACATCACAACGGCTGAGCAGCTGCACGGCAAAGAATTGTCCTACAACAACATTAACGACGCGAACGCGGCGCTTGCGATCGTCAAGGAATTCGACGAGCCAGCCTGCGTAGCAGTGAAGCATATGAATCCATGCGGCGTTGGCATCGGCGCTGACATTCACGAAGCATATCAAAAAGCATACGCGGCTGACCCTACTTCGATCTTTGGCGGCATTGTTGCGGCGAACCGTACGATCGGCGTAGAAACAGCAGAGCTGCTGAGCCAAATCTTCCTCGAAATCATCATTGCTCCGGACTTCACGCCTGAAGCGCTGGAAGTGCTGACGAAGAAGAAAAATATCCGTCTTCTGAAGCTGGGCGAGCTGGCCGGTTCCGCGGCTGAACGCAAATCCGACTGGTTGTCGACAACGGTTGACGGCGGCTTGCTTGTCCAAGAGAGCGACGTTCGCAGCTTGACGGAAGCCGACTTGCAGTTCGTAACGAACCGCAAGCCGACGGAAGAAGAACTGAAGCAGCTGCTCTTCGGATGGAAAGTCGTGAAGCATGTGAAATCGAACGCGATTTTGCTGGCGAAAAACAACATGACAATCGGCGTAGGCGCAGGTCAAATGAACCGCGTAGGCGCAGCGCGTATCGCCATCGAGCAAGCGGGCGATAAGGCAGCAGGGGCGGTATTGGCTTCCGATGCATTCTTCCCGATGGGCGACACGGTTGAGCTGGCTGCAAAACACGGCATCACCGCGATCATCCAAACAGGCGGCTCGATCAAGGACGAAGAGTCGATCGCCGCAGCTAACGCGCATAACATTGCGATGGTTATGACCGGCGTTCGCCATTTCAAACACTAA
- the purF gene encoding amidophosphoribosyltransferase: protein MSDEIKQHKLWTGNHYNEGIGRDDMFDKLREECGVFGVFNVPNASSLSYYGLHALQHRGEESAGICTVDTEAGNRFSYHRGMGLVKEVFDKERIQSLAGDRSIGHVRYSTAGESKLANAQPLIFRYRDGDLAVATNGNIVNAPEIRKELESQGSIFQTSSDTEVIAHLIARSSKSFEEAAKDALQRIIGGFAFLIMTNDKLLVASDPNGLRPLVMGRIGDGYVFSSESCAFESIGAEYVRDVQPGELLYLDADGMREDRYAEVERRATCAMEYIYFARPDSDINTINIHSARKRMGKQLAMESFVDADIVIGVPDSSISASIGYAEQTGIPYELGLIKNKYTGRTFIQPSQELREQGVKMKLSAVRKVVEGRRVVMIDDSIVRGTTSRRIVNMLREAGATEVHVRITSPPFKNPCYYGIDTPDRKELVASSRTVQEMCEMINADSLYFLSHEGFIDSVGGNDGAYNRGMCLACFDNDYPTPVDEESDKSCSC, encoded by the coding sequence ATGTCTGATGAAATAAAACAGCATAAGCTGTGGACGGGAAATCATTATAACGAAGGCATTGGCCGTGACGATATGTTTGACAAATTGCGCGAGGAATGCGGCGTGTTCGGGGTATTTAATGTCCCGAATGCGTCCTCCCTCAGCTATTACGGCCTTCATGCTCTCCAGCATCGCGGAGAGGAAAGTGCAGGGATCTGTACAGTGGATACGGAGGCGGGCAACCGCTTCTCCTACCACCGCGGTATGGGGCTCGTGAAGGAAGTGTTTGATAAAGAGCGGATTCAGTCGCTCGCTGGCGATCGCTCTATTGGCCACGTTCGTTATTCAACAGCTGGGGAGAGCAAGCTGGCGAATGCGCAGCCGCTTATTTTCCGTTATCGGGATGGCGATCTGGCGGTTGCGACAAACGGTAATATCGTAAATGCGCCGGAGATCCGCAAGGAGCTGGAGAGCCAAGGCTCGATCTTCCAAACCTCCAGCGATACGGAAGTTATTGCTCACTTGATCGCTCGTTCGTCGAAGAGCTTCGAGGAAGCAGCAAAAGATGCGCTCCAGCGTATTATTGGCGGCTTCGCGTTCCTTATCATGACGAACGACAAACTGCTCGTAGCTTCTGATCCTAACGGACTTCGTCCATTAGTAATGGGCCGAATCGGCGACGGTTATGTATTCTCTTCCGAATCGTGTGCATTTGAATCGATCGGCGCAGAATATGTTCGTGACGTACAACCAGGCGAACTGCTTTATCTTGATGCTGACGGTATGCGTGAAGACCGCTATGCAGAAGTGGAGCGCCGGGCAACATGTGCGATGGAATATATTTATTTTGCCCGTCCGGACAGCGATATTAATACAATCAACATCCATTCCGCGCGTAAGCGGATGGGTAAACAGCTTGCGATGGAATCGTTCGTGGATGCAGACATCGTCATCGGCGTACCGGATTCGAGTATTTCGGCGTCTATTGGTTATGCTGAGCAAACAGGCATTCCTTACGAGCTTGGACTTATTAAGAACAAATACACGGGCCGGACGTTTATTCAGCCTTCCCAAGAGCTCCGTGAGCAAGGCGTGAAGATGAAGCTGTCCGCCGTGCGTAAAGTCGTGGAAGGCAGACGTGTTGTTATGATCGACGACTCGATCGTCCGCGGCACGACATCCCGCCGGATCGTGAACATGCTTCGCGAGGCTGGCGCGACGGAAGTCCATGTGCGGATTACATCGCCGCCATTCAAGAACCCTTGCTACTACGGTATTGATACGCCGGACCGCAAGGAGCTGGTTGCTTCTTCGAGAACGGTGCAGGAAATGTGCGAAATGATTAATGCGGACTCTTTATACTTCCTTAGCCATGAAGGTTTTATCGATTCGGTAGGCGGCAATGACGGCGCGTATAACCGCGGCATGTGTCTGGCTTGCTTCGATAACGATTATCCAACACCGGTGGACGAGGAATCGGATAAGAGCTGCAGCTGTTAA
- the purM gene encoding phosphoribosylformylglycinamidine cyclo-ligase, whose product MSEAYKKAGVDIAAGNEAVERMKKHVKKTFRPEVLTDLGGFGGLFGLNKDKYEEPVLVSGTDGVGTKLKLAFLMDKHDTIGVDAVAMCVNDIIVQGAEPLFFLDYLACGKVVPEKIEAVVKGISDGCVQAGCALIGGETAEMPGMYQGDEYDIAGFTVGVVDKKKIIDGTTIAPGDVVLGFASSGIHSNGYSLVRRLLLEECGYALDQRLPELNDEVLGDVLIEPTRIYVKSALKLIEQVNVKGMAHITGGGFIENIPRVLPEGVNVNVEYGSWPILPIFQLMQEKGAITNRDMFTTFNMGIGLIVVVPAEQAEEALKAAAELGEAAYRIGTVTEGNRVVTFTGADV is encoded by the coding sequence GTGTCAGAAGCGTACAAAAAAGCCGGAGTCGATATTGCGGCCGGCAATGAAGCAGTCGAACGGATGAAGAAGCATGTTAAGAAAACGTTCCGTCCGGAGGTGCTGACTGATCTCGGCGGTTTTGGCGGTTTGTTTGGCCTTAACAAGGACAAATACGAGGAGCCTGTGCTCGTATCTGGTACGGACGGCGTCGGCACGAAGCTGAAGCTGGCATTCTTGATGGATAAGCATGACACGATTGGCGTTGACGCGGTTGCCATGTGCGTAAACGATATTATCGTACAAGGCGCTGAGCCTCTCTTCTTCCTCGATTATCTGGCATGCGGTAAAGTCGTTCCGGAAAAAATCGAAGCAGTTGTTAAAGGCATCTCCGACGGCTGCGTACAAGCTGGCTGCGCACTGATTGGCGGCGAAACGGCCGAAATGCCTGGCATGTACCAAGGCGACGAGTATGATATCGCCGGCTTTACGGTTGGCGTAGTGGATAAGAAGAAAATCATCGATGGCACTACGATCGCTCCCGGCGACGTTGTTCTTGGTTTCGCTTCAAGCGGTATTCACAGCAACGGCTACTCGCTGGTTCGCCGTCTTCTTCTTGAAGAGTGCGGTTACGCGCTGGACCAACGCCTGCCTGAGCTGAACGACGAAGTTCTTGGCGACGTATTGATCGAGCCTACCCGCATTTACGTGAAATCGGCTTTGAAGCTGATCGAGCAAGTGAATGTTAAAGGCATGGCGCATATTACAGGCGGCGGCTTTATCGAGAATATCCCACGCGTTCTTCCGGAAGGCGTAAACGTAAATGTAGAATACGGCTCGTGGCCAATTCTGCCAATCTTCCAGCTGATGCAGGAAAAAGGCGCAATTACTAACCGCGACATGTTCACAACGTTTAATATGGGCATCGGGTTAATCGTAGTTGTTCCAGCAGAACAAGCAGAAGAAGCTCTTAAAGCAGCAGCTGAGCTTGGTGAAGCAGCATACCGAATCGGTACTGTAACGGAAGGCAACCGTGTCGTTACGTTCACGGGAGCGGACGTTTAA
- a CDS encoding alpha/beta hydrolase, which translates to MEKQLLLRHEGLELTATLHYPSDHASDNAKKQAIIICHGFIGSRVGVDRLFVKTARALAAQGSYVIRFDYGGCGESNGDYGALGFESMIDQTRTVIDYIAGMDCVDPRRIVLLGHSLGGAVALMTAVRDKRVKRLVLWSPVAYPFNDIVRIVGRAGYDESVQKGSTDYAGFTLQPVFFESLLQHQPFQAATRFGGEVLLVHGTSDDLIPVDYSFLYQKVFWTRSDGLCDKEIIFQANHTYSSRHHQEEAIRVTSEWLEGLDKKQQEWHNWSI; encoded by the coding sequence ATGGAGAAACAATTATTGCTGCGACATGAAGGTCTTGAGCTTACCGCTACGCTTCATTATCCGAGCGATCATGCGTCGGACAATGCGAAGAAGCAGGCTATTATTATATGCCATGGTTTTATCGGAAGCCGCGTAGGGGTAGACCGGTTGTTCGTGAAGACGGCTAGAGCGCTTGCGGCGCAAGGCTCTTACGTGATCCGGTTTGATTACGGCGGCTGCGGCGAGAGCAACGGGGATTACGGGGCACTGGGCTTTGAAAGCATGATTGATCAGACCCGTACGGTAATTGATTATATTGCAGGCATGGATTGCGTGGACCCAAGACGAATTGTTCTGCTTGGCCATAGCCTTGGCGGCGCGGTTGCGCTTATGACGGCGGTTAGGGATAAACGCGTGAAGCGTCTTGTTTTGTGGTCGCCGGTTGCGTATCCGTTTAATGATATTGTACGGATTGTCGGACGCGCAGGCTATGACGAGTCGGTCCAGAAGGGCAGTACGGATTATGCGGGCTTTACGCTGCAGCCGGTGTTCTTTGAATCTCTGCTTCAGCATCAGCCGTTCCAAGCGGCGACGCGCTTTGGCGGAGAAGTGCTGCTTGTTCACGGCACAAGCGATGATCTGATTCCGGTCGATTACAGCTTCCTGTACCAGAAGGTATTCTGGACGCGCAGCGACGGGTTATGCGACAAGGAGATTATTTTCCAAGCGAACCATACGTACTCCAGCCGGCACCATCAGGAGGAAGCGATCCGCGTAACCTCCGAATGGCTGGAAGGGCTTGATAAGAAGCAGCAGGAATGGCATAACTGGAGTATTTAG
- the purD gene encoding phosphoribosylamine--glycine ligase, translating to MRILVVGGGGREHAVVWALKKSEKVKEVFCAPGNAGIAQIADCVPIAVNQFDELVKFAKDAAIDLVFIGPDDPLAAGIVDAFEAHNIPVYGPNKAAAEIEGSKIFMKDLLRKYDIPTAKYETFTDYETALTYLREQSVPIVIKADGLAAGKGVTVAYSMEEAEKALKEAMVDKVFGEAGNQIVIEEFLEGQEMSILAFVDGETVKAMVPAQDHKPVFDNDKGPNTGGMGTYTPLPHIDQAIIEESIENIIKPTAKAMVSEGRPFRGVLFAGLMITKDGPKTIEFNARMGDPETQVVLPRLKTELVDVVLASLNGRLDQLELEWSDEAAVCVIVASEGYPASYPKGREITGLDAAEAQGALVFHAGTAEKDGKIVTSGGRVLGVVGRGRDIAEARARAYEAVSVIHFDGMHSRTDIAAKALKG from the coding sequence ATGAGAATTTTAGTTGTTGGCGGCGGCGGACGCGAGCATGCGGTTGTTTGGGCGCTGAAGAAGAGCGAGAAGGTTAAAGAAGTATTTTGCGCACCGGGTAATGCGGGTATCGCGCAGATCGCGGATTGCGTGCCAATCGCGGTTAATCAATTCGACGAGCTTGTGAAGTTTGCGAAGGATGCGGCGATTGACCTCGTCTTTATCGGTCCGGACGATCCGCTTGCAGCGGGTATCGTAGACGCGTTCGAAGCGCATAACATTCCGGTATACGGCCCGAACAAAGCGGCGGCAGAAATCGAAGGCAGCAAAATCTTCATGAAGGATCTGCTCCGCAAGTACGACATTCCTACAGCGAAATACGAGACGTTCACCGACTATGAGACGGCTCTTACTTACTTGCGCGAGCAATCCGTTCCAATCGTCATCAAGGCGGACGGGCTTGCGGCAGGTAAAGGCGTAACGGTTGCTTACTCCATGGAAGAAGCGGAGAAAGCTCTGAAGGAAGCAATGGTCGACAAGGTGTTTGGCGAAGCAGGCAACCAGATCGTTATCGAGGAATTCCTGGAAGGCCAAGAGATGTCTATCCTTGCTTTTGTTGACGGCGAGACGGTTAAGGCAATGGTACCGGCGCAAGACCATAAGCCGGTATTCGATAACGATAAAGGTCCGAACACAGGCGGCATGGGTACGTACACCCCGCTGCCGCATATCGACCAGGCCATCATCGAGGAATCGATCGAAAATATCATCAAACCAACGGCCAAAGCGATGGTGAGCGAAGGACGTCCGTTCCGCGGCGTGTTGTTCGCCGGTCTGATGATTACGAAGGACGGCCCGAAAACAATCGAATTCAACGCGCGTATGGGCGACCCGGAGACCCAAGTCGTTCTGCCGCGTCTGAAGACCGAGCTGGTTGACGTTGTTCTGGCATCCCTGAACGGACGTCTCGATCAGCTGGAGCTGGAATGGAGCGACGAAGCAGCGGTATGCGTTATCGTAGCATCGGAAGGCTATCCGGCTTCGTATCCGAAAGGCCGCGAGATTACCGGCCTTGATGCGGCTGAAGCGCAGGGCGCTCTCGTGTTCCATGCGGGAACAGCGGAGAAAGACGGCAAGATCGTAACGAGCGGAGGACGCGTACTTGGCGTTGTAGGCCGCGGCCGCGATATTGCGGAAGCTCGTGCCCGCGCCTATGAAGCGGTTAGCGTTATTCATTTCGACGGCATGCACAGCCGTACCGATATTGCAGCAAAAGCGTTGAAGGGCTAA